A region from the Malus domestica chromosome 07, GDT2T_hap1 genome encodes:
- the LOC103440131 gene encoding short-chain dehydrogenase TIC 32, chloroplastic-like, with amino-acid sequence MWCFRRRGPSGFSSSSTAEEVTQGIDATGLTAIVTGASSGIGTETARVLALRGAHVVMAVRNMAAGKDAREQIVKAIPSAKVDAMELDLSSLSSVRKFASDFNSSGLPLNILINNAGVATPFTLSKDKIELQFATNHVGHFLLTNLLLDTMKKTARKSGKEGRIVNVSSEGHRYPYPEGIRFDKINDQQGYSNFRAYCQSKLANILHANELARRLKEEGADITANSLHPGAIVTNLFRYNSAINGLVKVLGRAVLKNVKQGAATTCYVALHPQVKGVTGEYFRDSNLSKPSRQGQDAEMAKKLWDYSMDLTK; translated from the exons atgtggTGCTTCAGAAGAAGGGGGCCATCTGGGTTCTCATCATCTTCCACAGCAGAAGAAGTTACTCAAGGGATTGATGCCACTGGTCTCACCGCCATTGTTACAG GAGCATCTAGTGGTATTGGCACCGAAACTGCACGCGTTCTTGCACtgcgtggcgcccatgtggttATGGCAGTGAGGAACATGGCTGCCGGTAAAGATGCAAGAGAACAAATAGTGAAGGCAATTCCCAGTGCCAAAGTTGATGCCATGGAATTGGATCTCAGTTCGTTATCATCCGTTAGGAAATTCGCCTCGGATTTCAATTCCTCTGGTCTTCCTCTTAACATCCTAAT TAACAATGCAGGAGTGGCAACCCCTTTCACGCTTTCTAAAGACAAGATCGAACTTCAGTTCGCGACAAACCACGTAG GTCATTTTCTTTTGACAAATCTTTTGTTGGATACTATGAAGAAAACAGCACGCAAAAGCGGCAAAGAAGGGAGAATCGTAAATGTGTCCTCAGAAGGTCACCGCTACCCGTATCCTGAAGGAATTCGTTTTGATAAAATTAACGACCAACAAGG GTACAGCAACTTTCGTGCATATTGCCAATCGAAGCTTGCTAACATTTTGCACGCTAATGAGCTTGCAAGACGCTTAAAG GAAGAAGGAGCTGATATAACTGCAAACTCGCTTCACCCTGGTGCAATTGTTACCAATCTGTTTCGTTATAACAGTGCTATTAACG GGCTTGTTAAGGTGCTTGGTAGAGCTGTGCTTAAAAATGTTAAGCAG GGAGCGGCAACGACGTGCTATGTGGCACTGCATCCACAAGTCAAGGGGGTGACGGGCGAATATTTTCGGGACAGTAACCTATCCAAGCCAAGTCGACAAGGTCAAGATGCGGAGATGGCAAAGAAACTATGGGATTACAGCATGGATTTGACTAAATGA
- the LOC108172643 gene encoding uncharacterized protein: MREKGEKTDRLSMFIKTRTKKTKNDDRDLFDEESGHIINQFNQCLEEREEHEQDEDYRDEVFTRVMGPDAYGRVRMYGTGITPSQVFCQSSRSSNVNEDTIREEVERQYKTKIDDLKAKHESEIEDLRSKYSEVSSKLHLVMTHIGFHVNTSPSGSGQAPNTSSHLQETYGSNEQQPQLEPEP; the protein is encoded by the exons atgagagagaagggagagaaaacGGATCGGTTGAGCATGTTtataaaaacaagaacaaagaaaacaaagaatgatgaCAGAGACCTTTTCGATGAGGAAAGTGGCCACATTATT AATCAATTTAATCAATGCTTGGAAGAAAGGGAAGAGCATGAGCAAGACGAGGATTATCGAGATGAGGTGTTTACTAGAGTTATGGGACCTGATGCATATGGACGTGTTCGCATGTATGGAACAGGTATAACTCCATCTCAAGTGTTTTGTCAAAGTTCAAGATCTTCCAATGTTAATGAGGACACCATACGAGAAGAGGTAGAAAGACAATATAAGACTAAGATAGATGATCTTAAGGCTAAgcatgaatctgaaattgaAGATCTCCGATCCAAGTATAGTGAAGTCAGTTCGAAACTCCATCTCGTGATGACTCATATTGGTTTCCATGTTAACACATCACCAAGTGGAAGTGGACAG GCTCCAAATACATCAAGCCATCTACAAGAAACATATGGGAGTAATGAGCAACAACCTCAGTTAGAACCAGAACCATAG